In Pieris rapae chromosome 10, ilPieRapa1.1, whole genome shotgun sequence, the genomic window TAATTGTTATACCCATaagtcatattaaatattaataacctaCGAGCGAAATTATGGATTCTAAACGGTTTCTATGTTTTGAGCAAACTAAATAAGATGAAgtttgacatttttaattgtgaattGACATTTAGATacgttaaaagttaaaactaaatttgtgcCGAAagtgaaacaaaaatacaaaattattattgcattttagatcaattgtaaaaatattaattccttATAAAGTTACTTATGAAGTCTTGAAACTATaacttatgtataattaatcaattaataataataaggacatcatgtttttataactaagcagtgtttaattatttggCATGATTGGGCAAGACCCAagagataataataatcatatgaTTTATTGAATTGATGAGctgtaaataaacattcattgattttaaaattatggagTTTAATAATACTAGTTGTGAACCAATGGACATAGATTTAAGCTCTAACTCAATCAGTGCTATGGATATTTcctataatgaaaataatataatcaagaatgaaaatattataatcaagaatgaaaatattataatcaagaCTGAAGATACAAGTGATAAAACTAACATGACGCTTAGCCCTAATATCCAGCGCCCTGAAACTAACTTCAAAAAGTTGGTAGTCAATTTAGATGTAACACATGCCaagagaaaaaacaaaaataatgttctttATGCTCtaggaatattttttcttttactttccATAACTTGTTAccatataacaattaattaccaATGTTGTGAAAGAATCAACACtgaaaaaataagatataatcTATTAAATAGGCTGTATGGACAGACTACTGCAGCAACACAAATTGTGAAAACATTAGAaagtgatataaaaaataaaatattaataatgtatggaGGAACTGGTGTTGGAAAGACATTAGcagtttcaataattttagaagacatattaaaatttgcaaATGTATATCACTACACAATGCTAAATTTAATTGACCTAAATGCATCTGATCTTCTATTTGGATTTACTTGGTGTCAGTCATCCATTGTTATTGTTGATGACTTGAGacataatgatttatttgcaataaaagaCTTTATTAAGACTCTAATTGTAAAGAGTGAAAGACTCAGCAAAAATcttactgttattttaaactataattgtGATATTATGGACTCAcatttttcatcaaaatgtaATAGTAACTTTGCAAGTGAGttgaaaaatagttttagtgatatatatatagaaaaaagttttatacagTTTAACCAATTAGACAACaatgttttaagaaaatgtGTTGAACATGAGATGGGCAACAAAAAATTTACTGAAGA contains:
- the LOC110999064 gene encoding uncharacterized protein LOC110999064, whose protein sequence is MEFNNTSCEPMDIDLSSNSISAMDISYNENNIIKNENIIIKNENIIIKTEDTSDKTNMTLSPNIQRPETNFKKLVVNLDVTHAKRKNKNNVLYALGIFFLLLSITCYHITINYQCCERINTEKIRYNLLNRLYGQTTAATQIVKTLESDIKNKILIMYGGTGVGKTLAVSIILEDILKFANVYHYTMLNLIDLNASDLLFGFTWCQSSIVIVDDLRHNDLFAIKDFIKTLIVKSERLSKNLTVILNYNCDIMDSHFSSKCNSNFASELKNSFSDIYIEKSFIQFNQLDNNVLRKCVEHEMGNKKFTEEQMRHILRNFDVVRDGCKGVHKKIKYLSII